The following is a genomic window from Sporosarcina jeotgali.
ATGATAAGAAGTTTAAAGACATATTTCCTTCATACTACTATATCATCATTCAGACACAAACAGAAAGACCTGAAATGAAGAAAATGTGACATTTCTCTAGAATCCCTCTGCCTTCAAGGGGTTTGAAATATATTCCAATTTTTTAACGATAACTATACGTTACTGTGACAGTTGCTTGGATTTCTAATGTCCCCGGTTCAATTCCAGGAGCTGCACTCATCTTTGCCATTTGAATTGGATACGGCATCACACTATTTCCTGCCTCTTCTTGGATGTGCAAAGGTACCTGATTAAGCACTACTTCTGCCTCATGCGCAAGCGCCTTTGCATGTGTTTGAGCATTTTGCACAGCTTTACTTAACGCGTGCTCATAAAGCTCTGAGGAATTTGAAATGCCGAACTGTACGGCAGATACTTCTGTTGCACTAGACTGCACTGCAGCATCGATGATTTCTCCAATCTTAGAAATATCTTTTACAGTCACATGCAGCTGGTGCTGGACTTCGTAATTACGAAAACGCTGCTGTCCATCAATGTAATCATATTGAGGAGAAACTGAAAAATGAGAAGTTTGAATTTCACTCTGCTGTATTCCGAGTGCTGTAAGCCGATCCACTACAGACTTAGAACGTTCAGTATTTTCTGCCTGAGCATCTGTTAGTTGTTCTGCATGTGTCGTAATTCCAATTTGTATCGTACCTTGATCTGGTTCGGCATGAATTGCTCCATTTCCCGTAACAATCATAGTCTGACGCTGCTCACACATTTGCCTTCACCCTTTCGTTGACTTTGCTTACCTGTTCCCGCTGCCTTCCTATCTTATTCATCTATAGTACAATCCGATTTCCCCATTCAAACAATTGACTGGCAAAAAAACTTAAGAAAAGCGGGTCGCACAACAAGCTTTTTCATCGTGCAGGATACGTTGTCCTCAATTTTGGGTATAGAACGCATAAGTACTACTGCACTTATTATTGACTACAAGGAGTTATGCTTATGAAATGGCGCGGACGAAGAGAAAGTACAAACGTAGAAGATCGGAGAGGTAAAGGCAGTACAGCTATTGTCGGCGGCGGCATCGGCACCGTCGTCATAGCCTTGGTTGTTTTGTTCCTGGGCGGTGATCCATCCGAATTGCTAGGTTCGATAACCGGAGGAGACACAACTCAAAACCAGCCCTACGAAGAAACAGCAGAAGAACGCGAGCTGGCAGACTTTGTGTCAGTTGTGCTTGCGGACACAGAAGATGTATGGTCTGAAGTATTTGCCGAAGAAGGCATGACTTATGAAGACCCGAAATTGGTCATGTATACGGGCAGCGTCCAATCTGCTTGCGGATCCGCAAGTTCAGCAGTCGGACCTTTCTACTGTCCAGGTGACGAAAAGCTTTATATCGATTTAAGTTTTTACGATGAACTAAAAACAAATTTCAAAGCCCCTGGTGACTTTGCGATGGCTTACGTTATTGCCCACGAGGTCGGGCACCACGTACAAAAACAGCTTGGCACAAGTGATAAGATGAATGCACTGCGTAACCGTTTAAGCAAAGAAGAATATAACAAGTACTCCGTAAGACTCGAATTACAAGCCGATTACTATGCGGGAGTATGGGCAGGCCGGGCAAAACAAATGGATTTACTCGAAAAAGGTGATTTGCAAGAAGCCTTGACTGCAGCAAGCGCGGTTGGTGACGATACCATTCAAAAACGTTCTCAAGGATATGTGGTTCCGGAAAGCTTCACACACGGTACTTCTAAACAGCGCCAAGATTGGTTTTATAAAGGCTTTGAAACCGGAACAATCGAAGGCGGCAATACATTTGCAGGATTGAATTTCTGAATCGAAAACTAAAAAAACGTTCGAACCAGTCAATCCAAGGACTGGTTCGAACGTTTTTTTAGCGACTCGGTCTGACGATGTGTGCATATGGATTCGGCTTCTCATCCAGTAAATCCTGAATAATTGCAGCACCGGCCATTGAATAGCAAGTTCCATTCCCTTCAAATCCAAGCAAGTAATAGACATTGTCGTGTTGAGACGAGGCTCCCATAAATGGCAGTCCATCTTTAGAGATGCCAAATAAGGAATTCCACGCATCGTCAATCTCTACATCCAGCTTTGGAAACATTTCTTTTATTTCATCTAAAATTTCCTGGCCTTTTTGCTGAATCAATTCAGGATCATCGTGCAAATCACTCGATTCTTCGTCTAGACCTCCTGCAATCATTCTGCCGCCAGGGGCCGTTCGGAAATATAAGTATGGCTTTTTGGTTTCCCAAACCATGACATTATCTTTCCACAACTCCCCTTTGATCGGTTTTGTCGCAATTGCAAAGGTCTGATTGATCTGCGCTTTTCCATTCAGTTCGCTGTACAGGTTACTGTACCCCGTCGCAATGATTAATGAGTCGAAGGTAATCTGAGCGCCTGTTTCTGTTAAGACCGATGTATCGTTCAAGGAATCCATGTCTATTGAAGTATGCTCAAAATAAGTCACACCCATTTTCAAATTTTCCTCTGTTAGTGCTTGGATGAATTGATAAGGATTCACTTCAGCATCGTGCCATGTTCTCAAGGCTGCCGGTTTATCGATCTCATATTGCTCCAATAACTGAGTATGATTCAAATACTCCGCTGGAAAATTGTATTTATTTAAGAAGCCATATTCTCTTTTTAATTTATCCGCATCATTCTGTGTTGAAGCATAATAAATACTATCACGTAACCGATATCCGGTCGTTTCCGGTAATTTAGATGCAATCTCTGTTAACTGATTCATCGATTCCAGACACATTTTGTAGAACAGAACGGCATCCTCTTCACCAATCCTATCTACAAATTCTGAGAGCATCGTATCACTGGCATATTGAAGAAGTCCCGTATTTGCAGAACTGCTCCCTCTTCCAACTTCAGCACGATCGATAACAGTTACACGCTTACCGGATTCCGCCAATTTACAGGCTGCTAATGTCCCGGACATGCCTCCGCCTATTATCAAAATTTCTGTGGTATGATTTTCATTCAGTAGTGGAAAATGAGCAGCTGGTGCCGCTGTTTTATCCCAATACGTTTGTCCTGTTGTCAGTTTCATAGCTATCTTCCTCTCGTATCACGTTCATCTCTATCGACTATTCCCTTTAATAGAGCTGTCGCAAACCAGGAAAGAAAATGATTTAGTTTTGTGTTTTTTTCCGCAAGGACAATTGCTCTATGATAATTGCGACAACCGTTCCTGTGATTAACCCATTAGATAGTACAGAAGCCAGAACTGCAGGCAATTGCGCAAAGCTCGCGGAAGGAACAAACATAATTCCTACGCCAGTCATTAACCCAATGGCAACTGCTTTTCTCGCGCGTTCTTTCTCTTCGTCCTCGTCCAATTCTGAAAACGCCATAGATACCATCTTCGTAAAAATTGCAAACGTAACGGCATACGCAACTGGTGCGGGCAGTGCTGCAAATACAGCCATAATTGCTGGGAAAAACGTTATTACAACAATCAGAGCACTTCCGACGATGAACGGCAGCATCGTGGCCATGCCCGTTGTTGAAACAAAACCTGCAGCGCCTGAAATCGGTACTGGACCAATGGCTGAAAAAACACCGGATAATAAATGGTTAATACCTGATACAAATGAGCCTTGCCGCACACGATCTTCTACTTGCATGGAAAACTTCTGTTTAAGCAAGTTTTCCATTACACGGATGGATGCCAGCATATTCGCAATTAACAATAGAGTTATGAATACCGCTGTCACCGCAACTCCACCATCCCAAACTGGCGGTCCATAGACAAACATTTTTGGCAGTTCAATAATTTGACCTGTTCCCATTTCAACACGGGGTGCCCTTCCAATCACTGCAAAAATCCCCCATCCTGCAACAATGGATAACAATACGGCGTATTTGGAAACCCATTCTCTTTTGTTCCCCATCGCAACAAATGTGAGGATTAACACGAGTAAACTTCCCGCTGCAACTCGCAGGTCAATTACGTCTTCTGCAGTTTCCACGCCCGCCATGCCTTTGATAAACGTTCCGCTCAATTGCAATATGAGCAACATTAAATACGTAAAAGTAATTGCGGGTGTAAACAATTTTTTCATTTTCGTAATGACACCTGCTGCTGCGAGAATAATGAATAATACTCCACTGTAAAGCATACCGCTTTGAAGTGCTTGCAGCGCATCGTGAGGAGTACTGTAAAACACGCCGACCATTCCTGCGTAGACAACGAAAATACCCCACCATAAACCGGCTGGTCCTTCATTGATTGGCAATTTGTGCCCCAGAAATGCTTGCAAAAGACAAGCAACACCTAATACAAAGATAGTCCGTTGCAAGAACAGAGCGGTATCCCCTGAATCCATGCCGAATACATGAGCAATCGCAATGGGTGCAGCAATTGAAGATGCCATTAAAAATACAGCCCATTGTATGCCTCCTGCCAGTTGTTTCATCTATAATTCCTCCAATAATTCCGCTCGAATTTTTCGTTTATCAGTATACCATGCAATTTATCATTATGTTCGGTACACTTTATATAGCCATATGACCTGACCGCTTAAAGCGCAGCTGTTATGGGTACAAGATAGGTATAGAACGATCGAGAGAGGATGGTTGCTCATGGGATCCCAATTTGACGAAATGCGTCAGCGGCTTCAGCATATCGGAAATTTATCTAACTATATTGAAGAGCTATTTACAAAACTGCCCGGTAATTTAATTTCCGAAAAACAACGGAAGAAAATGATGGAAATCATGATGGACGATGACGAACTGCAAAACCTGCTGGAAGGACTCAAAAATCCACGCCCTCCGCGTTTTGTATTAGTCGGGAGAACAGGTGTCGGAAAAAGCAGTCTTATTAATGCTCTGAGCGGCCGGTATCTAGCTGAAGTGAGTGAAGTGGAGATCGGCACGAAAGAGGCAAAGCGGTACGCCTATGAAGCAGATGGACATGTGTACTTTGAAGTAATTGACACTCGAGGAATTGGTGAATCGGAAACGTTCGATACGAAAGCTGAGGATACATTAAAAGATGTCATTCAATCATTCAAGCCGGATGCTGTTCTGTTTTTACAAAAGGCAACGGAACGGGCACATATCGATAAAGACGTGGCGGTCACTAAAAAGATTATGAAAAAGGCAGCAGAAGGGCTTCCACTGGTTGCCGTCATCACCCAAGTGGATGATTTGAATCCCTCCCGCGTGAAAGAACCTGGAAACTATCCATCCGCAAAAGTTCAATTGATCACTGATAAAACAGAACAGCTGAAACGAATTTTTGAACAGCATAACTTGGAAGCGTCTGCGTTTCTGCCCGTTTCTTCATATATTGAATGGTCGGATGATGAAGACACTAACCGCGCAATTGAATTTGATGGACGGTATGGAATTGAGGAACTCATCGATTTTTTAGAAGACAGCCTGGACGTTCGGGCAGCCATTCATCTAGGGTTATCGATTCGACTGAACACCATTTCTGAACGAATTGCCCATCGTTTCATAAAAGTCTTCACTGCATTAGCCGGAACAGTCGCATTGAGTCCCCTAATTGCGACAGACATCGCTGTTTTATTGGCATTGCAGTCTATTTTACTAATGATTATCGCTTACCTTTCAGGACGTGAACTGGACTTTAAAACCGCACGGGAAGTTCTTGTTTCTTTAGGCGGGATTGGTGCAACCGGTTTTACGCTGCGCATGATTGCCCAGCAAGGAAGTAAGTTTGCAAACCTTGTCATTCCAGGGGCAGGTTCTGCGATTAGCGCGAGTATTGCAAGCGGCGGTACGTATGCAATTGGAAAAGCCGCTGTTGCTTACTTTTTAAGCGGAGCTGATGAAAAAGAGTTAAAAGCGATTGTAAAAAAGGCACGTACCGAATATGAAGAAGATATGATCGAGTAGGAGGGAGTGATTAACTCCCGACCTCTCACACCACCGTACGTACCGTTCGGTATACGGCGGTTCAATTAAGATTGCTGACGCAAAGTTTCGTAACGAGATATTAGACTTTTGAGCCCTTGGGAACTCCAGTAGGAGTTCCCAAGGGTTCTGTGTAGTATTGGGCTTTTAGAAATTCTCCAGTAACTTTTCCGAGAGTTCCCCCATTCATAAGCTTTCCCTTTCGGGGCACCTAATCCTACGAGTTTCCTCACTTTAGTGCTGGGTTTCTTCCAATCCTTCCACATACACATGCGTAGTCTTCTTCGAATCCACGAATCGAATTTAGTAAACACACTTGGCGTATCTGCCAGAGCGAAATATCCACACCATCCCATCAGATATTGGTTGAGTTTCTTCATCCGATACTCTAACGAGTAAGGTTTCTTCCGAGAAGTAATCTCACGGATTTTATTCTTCATCCGTTTAACACTTTCTTTGGCAATACGAACTTTAGGTTCTTTACCAACGGTGAAGCTGAAACCAAGAAATTTCCTCTTCCAGGGACGGTCAACTGCGGATTTATTTCCATTCACTTTCAACTTCAGTTTCGCTTCAATAAATGAAGTCACAGAGTTCATCACCCGACGCCCTGCTTTCTCTGTTTTCACATAGATATTACAGTCATCGGCATAACGGACGAATAGGTGACCCCTTCTTTCTAATTCTTTGTCTAATTCATCTAAGACTATATTAGAAAGTAGAGGACTAAGTGGACCACCTTGTGGTGTCCCTTCTTCACTATTCGTCACCACGCCATGTATCATGATGCCTGACTTCAGATATTTACGGATTAACTTCAGTAAACGTTTATCTTGAATCCGTTTCGCCAGTGTCCCCATGAGTCGATCATGGTTCACTTTATCGAAGAATTTCTCCAAGTCTATATCGACTACCCAGCGATTTCCTTCTGTTAAGTATCCTTTCGCCTTTCTTACCGCGTCATGGGCGCTTCGTTTTGGACGAAAGCCATAGCTATGGTCTGAAAACGTTGGGTCATATAACGAAGTGAGAATTTGGGCAATCGCTTGTTGAATGAGCCGGTCTATCACAGTAGGGATGCCTAATAATCGCACGCCACCGTCAGGTTTCGGGATTTCGACCCTGCGGACTGGTTGCGGTTCATAAGTTCCCTCTAACAGTTCCATTTTCATGGACTCCCAATGCTTCACGATATGCGTTCGTAGGTTTTGTACGGGCATTTCATCCACGCCATGGCTACCTTTATTTCGCTCTACCCTTTTTAGGGCAGAAAGTAGATTTTCCCGTGATAGTATCTGCTCCATCAACATTCGTCACGCCTCTTTCCGTGAACAACGGTTCTTCTTATGCCAGTTCTGCTCTACCATCTTGAAGTCCCCCATGGAATTCACCATATCCTCCTTCAAGTATGCCTTTACGGTTATCTGTGTTCATCGCAGTTTACTGAATGCCAAGATGTTGTTCTCTCTTAATCGTTCAGCCCTTCCCATTCCTCTCGAGTCAGAATGGTACTATGGCTTCTGCTGACTTCTGACTGTTCAGCTATCCATCACTGGATAGGTTATCAAGAGTACTTGACGTATCAGTCAGACCTCCCCAGGTAAGAACGTAATCTTTCCCTCCACCTATCTGCTTCATCTACTCCGTACAACCTTCGGTAGAAAGGGCTTTGTTTTGTTTAGCAAACTCACCCAATTGTACTTAGCCTTATATGAAGTTCGTGTTCCTCAGATCAGAGGTTTGCCGCTCGCTTCCTTCAGATTCCACGTCACCATGGACACCCTTGCGTTAAGCTAACTGTTACTTCTACCTTCACAGTTCGGGACTTGCACCCTATAGATTACGCCCATGCTGGGCACACTAAAAAAGGATGAGCATTGGGCTCATCCTTTTCTTTGTTAAAACGTAATGGTTTGGGGCTCTTCCCCTTTTTTGTTCATCACCCGTATTGAATCAGGGGATACTTTTAAAATGACTAAATTCGGATCTTCCGGTCCATCAAACCAAGGTTTCATATGTTCGTTCCAAATCTTTTCTTTTAAACGCTCTTCATCTGTAATTGTGACCGTACCTGAAATTTCTAAGAAGGCATCTCCATATCCTTCATCATTGTATCCAAGTAAAATATGTGTGTTTGGATTCTTTTCAAGCTCATCCACTTTTTCTGTCTTTTTAGATGTCGCTGTGTACAATGTAAAATCTTCATGATAAAACGTCATATATCTGCTGAAAGGCTTGTTTGCCTCTACTGTTGACATCGTTCCGATATGACTTTTGTCCAAAATGTTTTGTGCAGTTTCTTTTGCATTCATGGTAACCTCTCCTTTTGTTCAATTAGATTTAGTCTTCCACTAACAGAACAAAACTAAACATGGAGCAGCAGCTGCTTTCATCCCTTAGCTGTTATTGCAGGAGTAGCAAGTGTAATGATATAACCGATAACAGCTCCGATAATTGCAGGAATCAGCCAGCCAATCTGCTGTTCATGCAGCGGTAAATGCTGCAGCACGTTAACTACTGGTTCGATGACAATCCCCCCGCCTGCAAGGCCGTCAAAAATGCTTACCAGTGCTGTTCCGATTAATGCCAGTGCATAAACAATGGGTCTTCTGCCGAATGCTTTATCAATAAAGGACAGCAGCATTAAAACGATAGCCAGCGGATAGATCATCAATAGAACTGGGATAGAAAGTGAAATTAGCTGAGTAAGACCAACGTTCGCAACAATCGTACTGAACACCGCAAAAATCACAACAAATTTCTTGTACGAAAGTGCGGGTACCACTTTCGAGAAAAATTGAGCACATGCGGAAACTAAACCAACTGATGTGGTCAAACAAGCGAAAAGAATTGTAATCGCTAAAATAATTGGACCAAAAGATCCGTATAACAGCTCAGAGGCAAGTGATAAAACAATACCCCCATTTTCTTGAAGCCCTATTGCTTCAAGGCTGGTAGCCCCTATAAACCCTAGAGATATGTAAACAAAACTCAAACCGATTGCAGCAATACTTCCTGCTACAATCATGGACTTCATGAGACCTTTTGACGTTTTTACACCTTCAGTTTGAATTGCCGTTGTGATAACACTTCCAAATATCAGTGCTGCAATGACATCCATTGTTAAATAGCCCTCAACAAAACTCTTAAAGAAAGGATGGGCGCCGAATGTTTGATCTGGAGGATTAATGGTTCCAATTGGATCTGCAAAGCTTTTGACAGCAAGGAGTGCGATTACTAAGAACAAAACCGGTGTTAAAAACTTGCCTATACGGTCAACTAGTTTTGCCGGGTTAAATGCCAGCCCTATAGTAATCGCAAAAAACAGAATACTGAACACAAGGAGCGGCCATTGCGCTGCAGCTATTTCGCCAGATAAAAATGGCGAGATTCCAATTTCATATGAAACAGTTGCGGTGCGTGGAATTCCAAAAAACGGACCAATCGCCAAATATACAATCATTGTAAAAACGAGGCCAAAAGCCGGGTGAACGCGATCAGCAATTGAGCGCAGGTCGCCTCCTGCATGTGCAATTGCCAAAATTGCCAATAACGGTAAGCCAACGCCTGTTATTAGAAAGCCGAACATCGCTATTGCAAGGTCACTTCCTGCTAATTGTCCTAATTTGGGAGGAAAAATAATATTTCCTGCACCAAGGAATAACGCAAAAAGCATTAAACCGATGATGAAATTCTTTTTAAACGTCAAAACGGATACATCTCCTCAAAAATCTTTAAATAAATGCATTAGCATTTATTTTCTCACTTTTAGCCTA
Proteins encoded in this region:
- the brnQ gene encoding branched-chain amino acid transport system II carrier protein, producing the protein MTFKKNFIIGLMLFALFLGAGNIIFPPKLGQLAGSDLAIAMFGFLITGVGLPLLAILAIAHAGGDLRSIADRVHPAFGLVFTMIVYLAIGPFFGIPRTATVSYEIGISPFLSGEIAAAQWPLLVFSILFFAITIGLAFNPAKLVDRIGKFLTPVLFLVIALLAVKSFADPIGTINPPDQTFGAHPFFKSFVEGYLTMDVIAALIFGSVITTAIQTEGVKTSKGLMKSMIVAGSIAAIGLSFVYISLGFIGATSLEAIGLQENGGIVLSLASELLYGSFGPIILAITILFACLTTSVGLVSACAQFFSKVVPALSYKKFVVIFAVFSTIVANVGLTQLISLSIPVLLMIYPLAIVLMLLSFIDKAFGRRPIVYALALIGTALVSIFDGLAGGGIVIEPVVNVLQHLPLHEQQIGWLIPAIIGAVIGYIITLATPAITAKG
- a CDS encoding SIMPL domain-containing protein, producing the protein MCEQRQTMIVTGNGAIHAEPDQGTIQIGITTHAEQLTDAQAENTERSKSVVDRLTALGIQQSEIQTSHFSVSPQYDYIDGQQRFRNYEVQHQLHVTVKDISKIGEIIDAAVQSSATEVSAVQFGISNSSELYEHALSKAVQNAQTHAKALAHEAEVVLNQVPLHIQEEAGNSVMPYPIQMAKMSAAPGIEPGTLEIQATVTVTYSYR
- the ltrA gene encoding group II intron reverse transcriptase/maturase yields the protein MLMEQILSRENLLSALKRVERNKGSHGVDEMPVQNLRTHIVKHWESMKMELLEGTYEPQPVRRVEIPKPDGGVRLLGIPTVIDRLIQQAIAQILTSLYDPTFSDHSYGFRPKRSAHDAVRKAKGYLTEGNRWVVDIDLEKFFDKVNHDRLMGTLAKRIQDKRLLKLIRKYLKSGIMIHGVVTNSEEGTPQGGPLSPLLSNIVLDELDKELERRGHLFVRYADDCNIYVKTEKAGRRVMNSVTSFIEAKLKLKVNGNKSAVDRPWKRKFLGFSFTVGKEPKVRIAKESVKRMKNKIREITSRKKPYSLEYRMKKLNQYLMGWCGYFALADTPSVFTKFDSWIRRRLRMCMWKDWKKPSTKVRKLVGLGAPKGKAYEWGNSRKSYWRISKSPILHRTLGNSYWSSQGLKSLISRYETLRQQS
- a CDS encoding pyridoxamine 5'-phosphate oxidase family protein; amino-acid sequence: MNAKETAQNILDKSHIGTMSTVEANKPFSRYMTFYHEDFTLYTATSKKTEKVDELEKNPNTHILLGYNDEGYGDAFLEISGTVTITDEERLKEKIWNEHMKPWFDGPEDPNLVILKVSPDSIRVMNKKGEEPQTITF
- a CDS encoding GTPase gives rise to the protein MGSQFDEMRQRLQHIGNLSNYIEELFTKLPGNLISEKQRKKMMEIMMDDDELQNLLEGLKNPRPPRFVLVGRTGVGKSSLINALSGRYLAEVSEVEIGTKEAKRYAYEADGHVYFEVIDTRGIGESETFDTKAEDTLKDVIQSFKPDAVLFLQKATERAHIDKDVAVTKKIMKKAAEGLPLVAVITQVDDLNPSRVKEPGNYPSAKVQLITDKTEQLKRIFEQHNLEASAFLPVSSYIEWSDDEDTNRAIEFDGRYGIEELIDFLEDSLDVRAAIHLGLSIRLNTISERIAHRFIKVFTALAGTVALSPLIATDIAVLLALQSILLMIIAYLSGRELDFKTAREVLVSLGGIGATGFTLRMIAQQGSKFANLVIPGAGSAISASIASGGTYAIGKAAVAYFLSGADEKELKAIVKKARTEYEEDMIE
- a CDS encoding purine/pyrimidine permease is translated as MKQLAGGIQWAVFLMASSIAAPIAIAHVFGMDSGDTALFLQRTIFVLGVACLLQAFLGHKLPINEGPAGLWWGIFVVYAGMVGVFYSTPHDALQALQSGMLYSGVLFIILAAAGVITKMKKLFTPAITFTYLMLLILQLSGTFIKGMAGVETAEDVIDLRVAAGSLLVLILTFVAMGNKREWVSKYAVLLSIVAGWGIFAVIGRAPRVEMGTGQIIELPKMFVYGPPVWDGGVAVTAVFITLLLIANMLASIRVMENLLKQKFSMQVEDRVRQGSFVSGINHLLSGVFSAIGPVPISGAAGFVSTTGMATMLPFIVGSALIVVITFFPAIMAVFAALPAPVAYAVTFAIFTKMVSMAFSELDEDEEKERARKAVAIGLMTGVGIMFVPSASFAQLPAVLASVLSNGLITGTVVAIIIEQLSLRKKTQN
- a CDS encoding NAD(P)/FAD-dependent oxidoreductase: MKLTTGQTYWDKTAAPAAHFPLLNENHTTEILIIGGGMSGTLAACKLAESGKRVTVIDRAEVGRGSSSANTGLLQYASDTMLSEFVDRIGEEDAVLFYKMCLESMNQLTEIASKLPETTGYRLRDSIYYASTQNDADKLKREYGFLNKYNFPAEYLNHTQLLEQYEIDKPAALRTWHDAEVNPYQFIQALTEENLKMGVTYFEHTSIDMDSLNDTSVLTETGAQITFDSLIIATGYSNLYSELNGKAQINQTFAIATKPIKGELWKDNVMVWETKKPYLYFRTAPGGRMIAGGLDEESSDLHDDPELIQQKGQEILDEIKEMFPKLDVEIDDAWNSLFGISKDGLPFMGASSQHDNVYYLLGFEGNGTCYSMAGAAIIQDLLDEKPNPYAHIVRPSR
- the ypfJ gene encoding KPN_02809 family neutral zinc metallopeptidase; this translates as MKWRGRRESTNVEDRRGKGSTAIVGGGIGTVVIALVVLFLGGDPSELLGSITGGDTTQNQPYEETAEERELADFVSVVLADTEDVWSEVFAEEGMTYEDPKLVMYTGSVQSACGSASSAVGPFYCPGDEKLYIDLSFYDELKTNFKAPGDFAMAYVIAHEVGHHVQKQLGTSDKMNALRNRLSKEEYNKYSVRLELQADYYAGVWAGRAKQMDLLEKGDLQEALTAASAVGDDTIQKRSQGYVVPESFTHGTSKQRQDWFYKGFETGTIEGGNTFAGLNF